The Opitutales bacterium ASA1 genome window below encodes:
- the plsY gene encoding glycerol-3-phosphate 1-O-acyltransferase PlsY, giving the protein MDAIPHIAAAVVGYLLGSLPFGWFVARCNGVNIFEVGSRNPGATNVKRCVGKGAGNLVFALDCLKGVVATLWIRWLPATAESAPAADPVVLGLIGFAAAMLGHVFPLFTRFRGGKGVATMLGGTVALMPLAALVGAVVWLALFYGTRYVSVASMGLAVSLPVSVFFLHQVDARFWFASLLAAFVVYRHRENVARLVRGTENRFEKTRADGNGGSAR; this is encoded by the coding sequence ATGGACGCCATTCCCCACATCGCCGCGGCCGTCGTCGGATACCTGCTCGGCTCGTTGCCGTTCGGGTGGTTCGTCGCTCGCTGTAACGGCGTGAACATCTTCGAGGTCGGCAGCCGCAATCCCGGCGCGACCAACGTGAAACGCTGCGTCGGCAAGGGCGCGGGCAACCTCGTCTTCGCGCTCGACTGCCTGAAGGGCGTCGTCGCCACGTTGTGGATACGCTGGCTGCCCGCAACGGCGGAGAGCGCGCCCGCCGCCGATCCCGTGGTGCTCGGCTTGATCGGTTTCGCCGCGGCCATGCTCGGCCACGTGTTTCCGCTCTTCACGCGCTTCCGTGGCGGCAAGGGCGTCGCCACGATGCTCGGCGGGACGGTGGCGCTCATGCCGCTGGCGGCGCTGGTCGGCGCCGTCGTGTGGCTGGCGTTGTTTTACGGAACGCGCTACGTGTCCGTGGCGTCGATGGGGTTGGCCGTTTCGCTGCCTGTATCCGTTTTCTTCCTACACCAAGTTGACGCGCGCTTCTGGTTCGCGTCGTTGCTCGCGGCGTTCGTGGTCTACCGGCACCGCGAGAACGTCGCACGTCTCGTGCGCGGCACCGAGAATCGTTTCGAAAAGACCCGCGCCGACGGGAACGGAGGATCTGCTCGATGA
- the cimA gene encoding citramalate synthase, whose translation MLKIYDTTLRDGTQGEGVSFSVTDKLRITEKLDEFGVDYIEGGWPGSNPRDMAYFQQVRDLKLEHAKIAAFGSTRRAGVPVEQDGQIQLLLDAGTPVVTIFGKTWLLHVTEVIRTTAEENLAMIADSVRWLVSQGREVVYDAEHFFDGWFDNPDYAMSTLAAAAEAGASYLVLCDTNGGRLVGDIERATAAVRARFPDTPVGIHAHNDSGVGVAVSLAAVEQGAVMIQGTLNGYGERVGNANLTTIVPNLLLKMGHDAFCAPNLARLRELSLFCDELANLRPDHKAPFVGRSAFTHKGGTHADATKKVAQSYQHVEPTLVGNVSRVLVSDQAGRSSLLLKAKELGIELDRTSDAARQVIEEVKELEHRGFEFEAADGSLRLLLSRKLGQHQDHFEFEGYRVIVERRAADNSLVSEATVKLRIGGESVHTVAECTGPIGALDKALRLAIERMYPEIRDMQLRDYKVRILAGGDGANARTRVLIESGDGREIWGTVGVSDNIVDASWQAIRDSVEFKLLRKS comes from the coding sequence ATGCTGAAGATCTACGACACCACGCTCCGCGACGGCACCCAAGGGGAGGGCGTTTCGTTCTCCGTCACCGACAAGCTCCGCATCACGGAGAAGCTCGACGAGTTCGGCGTGGACTACATCGAAGGTGGCTGGCCGGGCTCGAACCCGCGCGACATGGCCTACTTCCAGCAGGTCCGCGACCTGAAGCTGGAGCACGCGAAGATTGCCGCCTTCGGCTCTACCCGCCGCGCCGGCGTCCCGGTCGAACAGGACGGCCAGATTCAACTCCTGCTCGATGCGGGCACGCCCGTCGTGACCATCTTCGGCAAGACGTGGCTGCTCCACGTCACCGAGGTGATCCGCACCACGGCCGAGGAAAACCTCGCCATGATCGCCGACTCCGTCCGCTGGCTCGTGTCGCAGGGCCGTGAGGTCGTCTACGACGCCGAGCACTTCTTCGACGGTTGGTTCGACAACCCCGATTACGCGATGAGCACGCTCGCCGCCGCTGCCGAGGCCGGGGCGTCGTACCTGGTGTTGTGCGACACCAACGGCGGACGTCTGGTCGGCGACATCGAGCGTGCCACCGCGGCCGTGCGTGCCCGTTTTCCGGATACACCCGTCGGCATCCACGCGCACAACGACTCCGGCGTCGGCGTGGCGGTCTCGCTCGCGGCGGTCGAGCAGGGTGCCGTCATGATCCAGGGCACGCTCAACGGCTACGGCGAACGCGTGGGCAACGCCAACCTCACCACCATCGTCCCCAACTTGCTCCTCAAGATGGGGCACGACGCGTTCTGCGCGCCGAACCTCGCGCGGCTGCGCGAGCTGTCTCTCTTCTGCGACGAACTCGCCAACCTCCGTCCCGACCACAAAGCGCCGTTTGTCGGCCGCTCCGCGTTCACGCACAAGGGCGGCACGCATGCCGACGCGACGAAGAAGGTCGCTCAATCCTACCAGCACGTGGAGCCGACGCTCGTGGGCAACGTCTCGCGCGTGCTCGTCTCCGATCAAGCCGGCCGCAGCAGTCTGCTGCTCAAGGCCAAGGAACTCGGCATCGAACTCGACCGTACGTCCGACGCCGCTCGGCAGGTGATCGAAGAGGTCAAGGAACTCGAGCACCGCGGCTTCGAGTTCGAGGCCGCCGACGGTTCGTTGCGCCTGCTGCTCTCTCGCAAGCTCGGGCAGCATCAAGACCACTTCGAGTTCGAGGGCTACCGTGTGATCGTCGAGCGCCGCGCCGCCGACAACTCGCTCGTGTCCGAAGCGACGGTGAAGCTGCGCATCGGCGGGGAATCCGTCCACACCGTCGCCGAGTGCACCGGTCCGATCGGCGCTCTCGACAAGGCGCTCCGTCTCGCCATCGAGCGCATGTATCCGGAAATCCGCGACATGCAGTTGCGCGACTACAAGGTCCGCATCCTCGCCGGTGGCGACGGCGCCAACGCCCGCACGCGCGTCCTGATCGAGTCCGGCGACGGCCGCGAGATCTGGGGCACGGTCGGCGTGAGCGACAACATCGTCGACGCCAGCTGGCAGGCCATCCGCGACTCGGTGGAGTTCAAGCTCCTGCGCAAGAGCTGA
- a CDS encoding aspartate kinase, producing the protein MARIVQKYGGTSVGDVERIKNVARRIKATRDAGNEVVVVVSARSGVTNELIARAQSINPMPDDREMDMLLAIGEQETIALTAMALHSLGVPAVSHTGAQAGIVTESMHTRARIVKISPVNIEESLAGGSVVIVAGFQGMDAKGQITTLGRGGSDLTAIALAGAIRADVCQIYTDVDGVYTADPRIVKDARKLDVVSYDEMLELASLGSKVMQARSVEFAKKYGVVFEVRSSFNDNPGTIVKEEVASMEDVMVRGVAVDRNQAKVVVSNILDKPGSAAQVFQTLAKAGVNVDMIVQNVGRNGVANLTFTVGRDDQLRARKAVQEAIGAIGGGQVEVYEGIAKLSVVGVGMRSHSGVAATLFSTLAEVGANIELISTSEIKISVVIGVDKVDEAARAVHAAYKLQA; encoded by the coding sequence ATGGCACGCATCGTCCAGAAGTACGGCGGCACCTCGGTGGGTGACGTCGAGCGCATCAAGAACGTGGCCCGTCGCATCAAGGCCACTCGCGACGCCGGCAACGAGGTCGTGGTCGTCGTCTCCGCCCGCTCCGGCGTGACGAACGAACTCATCGCCCGCGCCCAGTCGATCAACCCCATGCCCGACGATCGCGAGATGGACATGCTTCTCGCCATCGGCGAACAGGAGACGATCGCCCTCACCGCGATGGCGCTGCACTCGCTCGGCGTGCCCGCCGTGTCGCACACCGGTGCGCAGGCCGGCATCGTGACCGAGTCGATGCACACGCGCGCACGCATCGTGAAGATTTCGCCGGTGAACATCGAGGAGAGCCTCGCCGGCGGCAGCGTCGTCATCGTCGCCGGCTTCCAAGGCATGGACGCGAAAGGACAGATCACGACGCTCGGTCGCGGCGGTTCGGACCTCACCGCCATCGCGCTCGCGGGCGCTATCCGCGCCGACGTGTGCCAGATCTACACCGACGTCGACGGCGTCTACACCGCCGATCCGCGCATCGTGAAGGATGCGCGCAAGCTCGACGTGGTCAGCTACGACGAGATGCTCGAACTCGCCAGCCTCGGCTCGAAGGTCATGCAGGCTCGCTCGGTCGAATTCGCCAAGAAGTACGGCGTGGTTTTCGAAGTCCGCTCCAGTTTCAACGACAACCCGGGAACAATCGTGAAAGAAGAAGTCGCCTCGATGGAGGACGTCATGGTCCGCGGCGTGGCCGTGGATCGCAATCAAGCGAAAGTCGTCGTCAGCAACATCCTCGACAAGCCCGGCTCGGCCGCGCAGGTGTTCCAGACGCTCGCCAAGGCCGGCGTGAACGTGGACATGATCGTCCAGAACGTCGGCCGCAACGGCGTCGCGAATCTCACCTTTACCGTCGGCCGCGACGACCAACTTCGCGCCCGCAAGGCCGTGCAGGAAGCGATCGGTGCGATCGGCGGCGGACAGGTCGAGGTCTACGAAGGCATCGCCAAGCTCTCCGTCGTCGGCGTCGGCATGCGCTCGCACTCCGGGGTCGCCGCCACGCTCTTCAGCACGCTCGCCGAGGTCGGCGCCAACATCGAGTTGATCAGCACGTCGGAGATCAAGATCTCGGTCGTGATCGGCGTCGACAAGGTCGACGAAGCCGCCCGCGCCGTCCACGCGGCCTACAAGCTGCAGGCCTGA
- the serA gene encoding phosphoglycerate dehydrogenase translates to MKVLVADRISPKGVELLRSKPGFEVVEAYGSSPEKVLELVADVSAIVVRSETQISADVIKAAPMLKAVGRAGVGVDNVDVDAATERGIVVMNTPSGNTIATAELTFTHMLCGARPVPQAAASMRDGKWDRKSFSGIELYKKTLGIVGLGRIGSEVARRAQAFGMRVLAFDPYLSPSRAKAMQVECVDLDALLAAADYITVHMPLTDQTQHMIDEAALAKTKKGVRLFNCARGGIIKESALVAAIKSGHVAAAGLDVFEEEPLPADHELRKLPQVTLTPHLGASTKEAQESVGIEIAEAIAEALAGGVIRNAVNMPSIDAATLAVLKPYLELGWKLGSLVQQISPKRIEKLRLSYWGRVVDLDANSLTRSIMRGFLLRISGDEVNYINAPILLQRLGIQVEVVKSNLESDYTELVEVEAHAEDGSVHSAAGTLIGKAHMPRVVSIDGRELEASLNDTILLLENRDEPGIVGSVGTILGRHKVNIATMALGRNQAGGVALTVLNLDSAPSAEAMAELRALSAIVRAVLVHL, encoded by the coding sequence ATGAAAGTACTCGTCGCCGATCGCATCTCCCCCAAGGGCGTGGAACTGCTCCGGAGCAAGCCGGGCTTTGAAGTCGTCGAAGCCTACGGTTCGTCTCCCGAGAAGGTCCTGGAACTCGTCGCCGACGTGTCCGCGATCGTGGTGCGCAGCGAGACCCAGATCTCGGCCGACGTGATCAAGGCCGCCCCGATGCTCAAGGCCGTCGGTCGCGCCGGTGTCGGTGTGGACAACGTCGACGTCGATGCCGCTACCGAGCGCGGCATCGTGGTGATGAACACCCCGAGCGGAAACACCATCGCGACCGCCGAGCTGACGTTCACCCACATGCTCTGCGGCGCCCGTCCGGTGCCTCAGGCCGCGGCCTCGATGCGCGACGGCAAGTGGGATCGCAAGAGCTTCTCCGGCATCGAACTCTACAAGAAGACCCTCGGCATCGTCGGTCTCGGCCGCATCGGCAGCGAAGTCGCGCGCCGTGCCCAGGCGTTCGGCATGCGGGTGCTCGCGTTCGATCCGTACCTCTCGCCCAGCCGAGCGAAGGCCATGCAGGTCGAGTGCGTCGACCTCGATGCGCTGCTCGCCGCGGCCGACTACATCACCGTGCACATGCCGCTCACCGATCAGACGCAGCACATGATCGACGAGGCGGCGTTGGCGAAGACGAAGAAGGGCGTGCGCCTCTTCAATTGTGCCCGCGGTGGCATCATCAAGGAGAGCGCGCTCGTCGCCGCGATCAAGAGCGGGCACGTCGCCGCGGCCGGCTTGGACGTGTTCGAAGAAGAGCCGCTTCCGGCCGATCACGAACTGCGCAAACTCCCGCAGGTCACACTCACGCCGCATCTCGGCGCGTCGACGAAGGAGGCGCAAGAGAGCGTCGGCATCGAGATCGCGGAGGCCATCGCCGAAGCGCTCGCCGGTGGCGTGATCCGCAACGCGGTCAACATGCCTTCGATCGACGCCGCCACGCTCGCCGTGCTCAAGCCTTACCTCGAACTCGGTTGGAAGCTCGGCTCGCTCGTGCAGCAGATTTCGCCCAAGCGCATCGAGAAGCTCCGTCTCTCGTACTGGGGCCGCGTGGTCGACCTCGACGCGAATTCGCTCACGCGCAGCATCATGCGCGGTTTTCTCCTGCGCATCAGCGGCGACGAGGTGAACTACATCAACGCCCCGATCCTTCTCCAACGCCTCGGCATCCAGGTCGAAGTGGTGAAGTCCAATCTCGAGAGCGACTACACCGAACTGGTCGAGGTCGAAGCTCACGCCGAAGACGGCTCGGTTCATTCCGCCGCCGGCACGCTCATCGGCAAGGCTCACATGCCACGTGTGGTCTCGATCGACGGCCGCGAGCTGGAGGCGAGCCTCAACGACACGATCCTTCTCTTGGAGAACCGCGACGAACCGGGCATCGTCGGTTCGGTCGGCACGATCCTCGGCCGCCACAAGGTCAACATCGCGACGATGGCGCTCGGTCGCAATCAGGCCGGCGGCGTCGCGCTCACCGTGCTCAATCTGGACAGTGCTCCGTCCGCGGAGGCGATGGCCGAATTGCGCGCGCTTTCGGCCATCGTTCGCGCGGTGCTCGTGCATCTCTGA
- the ubiE gene encoding bifunctional demethylmenaquinone methyltransferase/2-methoxy-6-polyprenyl-1,4-benzoquinol methylase UbiE gives MPDPVAVNQMFGRIAGRYDFANRLLSGGLDVLWRRRLVHEVAASKPDDVLDLATGSGDVAFALRRSLPYQTRIVGMDFCQPMLDEAERKMAAEPALQGITFQAGNALDLPVPDGWFDVVTIAFGLRNTADRDRALREMRRVLRRPHGTLFVLEFSQPYRWFAPLYFFYLKHILPHLAKWCTGDKAAYDYLCGSIEKYPDRAGISAEMRNAGFKDVRAIPLTLGTVALHVARV, from the coding sequence ATGCCCGACCCGGTAGCCGTCAACCAAATGTTCGGTCGTATCGCCGGCCGCTACGACTTTGCGAACCGCCTGCTCAGCGGCGGACTCGATGTGCTGTGGCGCCGCCGTCTCGTGCACGAAGTCGCTGCGAGCAAGCCCGACGACGTGCTCGATCTCGCCACGGGCAGCGGCGACGTCGCCTTCGCGCTCCGCCGCTCGCTGCCCTACCAGACGCGCATCGTCGGCATGGACTTCTGCCAGCCGATGCTCGACGAAGCCGAGCGCAAGATGGCCGCCGAACCGGCACTCCAAGGCATCACGTTCCAAGCCGGCAACGCCCTCGACCTGCCCGTGCCCGACGGATGGTTCGACGTGGTCACGATCGCCTTCGGCCTGCGCAACACCGCCGACCGCGACCGCGCGCTGCGCGAGATGCGCCGCGTGCTGCGGCGTCCGCACGGCACGCTCTTCGTCTTGGAGTTCTCGCAGCCCTACCGCTGGTTCGCCCCGCTCTACTTCTTCTACTTGAAGCACATCCTGCCGCACCTCGCGAAATGGTGCACGGGCGACAAGGCCGCCTACGACTACCTGTGCGGTTCGATCGAGAAGTATCCCGACCGCGCCGGTATTTCCGCGGAGATGCGCAACGCGGGTTTCAAGGACGTCCGCGCCATCCCCCTCACGCTCGGCACGGTGGCTTTGCACGTCGCGCGCGTGTGA
- a CDS encoding alpha/beta hydrolase — MTTLLTVLVVVFGAYAFMALFALATADAFIFRPRVSSYRDGGRIVRIPAADGTPLAALHLRASDPIATVLYLHGNAEDLGDILPHLEKMQRRGLDVLAFDYRGYGLTPGRPSEAALHADAWAVFRHLVDVLGVPESRVLLYGRSLGGGPATELATRAAVRGLVLDGAFMSAFRVVTRVPVLPGDRFRNLVRIRKVRCPVLVLHGTLDRVTSVDHGRALFAAAPEPKRHLWVEGAGHNDLVDHAGEAYWETLTAFARDPSAKARG; from the coding sequence ATGACGACCTTGCTCACCGTGCTCGTGGTGGTCTTCGGGGCGTATGCCTTCATGGCTTTGTTCGCCCTCGCCACGGCCGACGCGTTCATCTTTCGCCCGCGTGTGTCCAGCTACCGCGACGGCGGACGCATCGTCCGCATCCCGGCGGCCGACGGCACGCCGCTCGCCGCGCTGCACTTGCGGGCGTCGGACCCCATCGCGACGGTTCTCTACCTGCACGGCAACGCCGAGGACCTCGGCGACATCCTGCCGCACTTGGAGAAGATGCAGCGCCGCGGACTCGATGTCTTGGCGTTCGATTATCGAGGCTACGGGCTGACGCCGGGTCGGCCGTCCGAGGCGGCTTTGCACGCGGATGCTTGGGCGGTGTTTCGCCATCTCGTGGACGTGCTCGGCGTTCCGGAGTCGCGCGTCCTGCTCTACGGCCGCTCGCTCGGCGGTGGTCCGGCCACCGAACTCGCGACCCGCGCCGCCGTGCGTGGACTCGTGCTGGATGGTGCATTCATGAGTGCGTTTCGCGTGGTCACGCGCGTGCCGGTGCTTCCAGGCGATCGTTTCCGCAATCTGGTGCGAATTCGGAAGGTGCGCTGTCCGGTGCTGGTTTTGCACGGCACGCTCGACCGCGTCACGTCCGTCGATCACGGTCGTGCGCTCTTCGCCGCGGCCCCCGAACCGAAACGCCACCTGTGGGTCGAGGGTGCCGGCCACAACGACTTGGTCGACCACGCCGGCGAGGCGTATTGGGAAACGCTCACGGCGTTCGCCCGCGATCCGTCGGCGAAGGCGCGAGGTTGA
- the thrC gene encoding threonine synthase produces the protein MASMRYVSTRGLAPVVSFSEAVTLGLAPDGGLFVPAELPDLRPHLAAWGKLGYDDLAFEFLRLFADDVPTEELRGMVRAAYTTFDHADRAPLVRLSDDLAVLELFHGPTLAFKDFALQLLGRLYERQVRLTGRPITVLGATSGDTGSAAIHGLLGRPGVRIFILYPNGRVAPLQERQMACTGADNVFPIAIPGSFDDAQKIVKDLFGDRGFVADVGLSAINSINLARVLAQCVYYLWARLRLDEAGQGETEFVVPTGNFGNVLAGWMLSRMQVPGLRFCVATNRNDILHRFFSTGDYSAGSVEPSLAPSMDIQAASNFERYVWFLENGDSARVRAVMADVAAGRGYVSHSPALGSVRSARLDDEGIRAVIARVYADYGYVADPHTACGFAVEPLSGVSQVVLATASPAKFPDTVRAAIGLDPRHPSLDALADHPIVRHELAADASVVRDFVRRHA, from the coding sequence ATGGCTTCCATGCGCTACGTCAGCACGCGCGGGCTCGCACCGGTCGTTTCGTTCAGCGAAGCGGTGACGCTCGGTCTTGCGCCCGACGGTGGCCTGTTCGTCCCGGCCGAGTTGCCCGACCTCCGTCCGCATCTCGCGGCGTGGGGGAAACTCGGATACGACGATCTCGCCTTCGAGTTTCTCCGGCTCTTCGCTGACGACGTACCCACGGAAGAACTACGCGGGATGGTGCGCGCGGCCTACACGACGTTCGACCACGCCGACCGGGCACCCCTCGTCCGGCTCTCGGACGATCTCGCGGTGCTCGAGTTGTTTCACGGCCCGACGCTCGCCTTCAAAGATTTCGCCCTCCAGCTCCTCGGCCGTCTCTACGAGCGGCAGGTGCGCCTCACCGGACGTCCCATCACCGTGCTCGGTGCCACTTCCGGCGACACGGGTTCCGCCGCGATCCACGGGCTGCTCGGACGCCCCGGAGTGCGCATTTTCATTCTCTATCCGAACGGTCGCGTCGCTCCCCTGCAGGAACGTCAGATGGCCTGCACGGGCGCGGACAACGTCTTCCCGATCGCGATCCCCGGGAGTTTCGACGACGCGCAGAAGATCGTGAAGGACCTCTTCGGTGACCGTGGGTTCGTCGCTGACGTCGGGCTCTCCGCGATCAACTCGATCAACCTCGCCCGCGTCCTCGCCCAATGCGTCTACTACCTCTGGGCGCGCCTACGGCTCGACGAGGCAGGGCAGGGCGAGACGGAGTTCGTCGTGCCCACGGGCAACTTCGGCAACGTGCTCGCCGGTTGGATGCTCTCGCGCATGCAGGTGCCCGGCCTTCGCTTCTGCGTCGCGACGAATCGCAACGACATCCTCCACCGCTTCTTCTCCACCGGCGACTACTCCGCCGGTTCCGTCGAACCCAGCCTCGCGCCCTCGATGGACATCCAGGCCGCGTCCAACTTCGAGCGTTACGTCTGGTTCTTGGAAAACGGCGACAGCGCTCGTGTCCGCGCGGTGATGGCGGACGTCGCGGCCGGTCGCGGCTACGTTTCCCACAGTCCCGCACTCGGCTCCGTCCGCTCCGCACGTCTGGACGACGAAGGCATCCGCGCGGTCATCGCACGCGTGTATGCGGACTACGGATACGTCGCCGACCCGCACACCGCGTGCGGTTTCGCGGTCGAGCCGCTGTCCGGCGTGTCGCAGGTCGTGCTCGCCACGGCCAGTCCGGCCAAGTTTCCCGACACCGTGCGGGCGGCCATCGGGCTCGATCCGCGCCATCCGTCGCTGGACGCCCTCGCCGACCACCCGATCGTGCGCCACGAGCTCGCTGCGGACGCTTCCGTCGTCCGCGACTTCGTCCGCCGCCACGCCTGA
- the hisS gene encoding histidine--tRNA ligase — protein MALPQTLPGFREFYPEAMAARQHLFRVWRQTALAYGFQEYDGPVLEPLELYTRKSGDEIEAQLFSFTDKGGREVALRPEMTPTVCRLVGAKANALKRPIKWFSVAEFYRYERMQKGRGRCFFQFNADVFGEAGPEAEVELIALMVQCMRGFGLTAEDFYVRLSDRDLWIHYLRASGFSDAEVPDVLSTVDKFEKLGDAAFKGFEEKHGALAAGRREAITGLLSVRGFEALETRISTLGDPALQARLGDWRTLLDGLQAMGLEAFVEVDLGVVRGLSYYTGFVFEAFDRKGDLRALAGGGRYNDLVARYGGPQLPAVGFAIGDMTFQLLLEARGLAPAIVQSPDVYVVAGEAERSIALGFVNEMRAAGIRTEYALKAPAFGKQFKLAGQSGARLALVFGAEEVARGTAKIRDMRSGTESEETLDNLPEAIREALRS, from the coding sequence ATGGCGCTCCCACAGACCCTCCCCGGCTTTCGGGAATTCTACCCGGAGGCGATGGCCGCGCGTCAGCACCTGTTCCGCGTTTGGCGTCAGACGGCGCTGGCTTACGGATTCCAAGAATACGACGGCCCGGTGCTCGAACCGCTCGAACTCTACACGCGCAAGTCGGGCGACGAGATCGAGGCGCAGCTCTTCAGTTTCACCGACAAGGGTGGCCGCGAAGTCGCCCTGAGGCCCGAAATGACGCCGACGGTTTGCCGACTCGTGGGCGCGAAGGCCAATGCTCTGAAGCGCCCGATCAAGTGGTTCAGCGTCGCCGAGTTCTACCGCTACGAGCGCATGCAGAAGGGCCGCGGGCGGTGTTTCTTCCAGTTCAACGCCGACGTCTTCGGCGAGGCGGGACCGGAAGCCGAGGTCGAACTGATCGCGCTCATGGTGCAGTGCATGCGCGGCTTCGGGCTCACGGCGGAGGACTTCTACGTCCGCCTGAGTGATCGCGACCTCTGGATCCACTACCTGCGTGCGAGCGGATTTTCGGACGCGGAAGTGCCCGACGTGCTCTCGACGGTCGACAAGTTCGAGAAGCTCGGCGACGCGGCCTTCAAGGGCTTCGAGGAGAAGCACGGCGCGCTCGCCGCGGGCCGCCGCGAAGCGATCACGGGTCTCCTTTCCGTCCGGGGCTTCGAGGCGTTGGAGACACGAATCTCGACGCTCGGCGATCCGGCGTTGCAGGCGCGACTCGGCGACTGGCGGACCTTGCTCGATGGGCTGCAGGCGATGGGGCTGGAGGCGTTCGTCGAGGTCGATCTCGGTGTCGTGCGGGGACTGTCCTATTACACCGGCTTCGTGTTCGAGGCCTTCGACCGCAAGGGCGACCTGCGGGCGCTGGCCGGTGGCGGGCGCTACAACGACCTCGTCGCGCGCTACGGTGGCCCGCAGTTACCGGCGGTCGGTTTCGCGATCGGCGACATGACGTTTCAACTTTTGCTGGAGGCGAGGGGACTCGCGCCCGCGATCGTGCAGTCGCCCGACGTCTACGTCGTCGCCGGCGAGGCCGAGCGCTCCATCGCGCTGGGCTTCGTCAACGAAATGCGGGCCGCCGGCATCCGCACCGAATACGCGCTGAAGGCACCGGCCTTCGGCAAGCAGTTCAAACTCGCGGGACAGTCCGGCGCGCGTCTCGCGCTCGTCTTCGGTGCCGAAGAGGTCGCCCGTGGGACGGCCAAGATACGCGACATGCGTTCGGGCACGGAGAGCGAGGAGACGTTGGACAACCTCCCCGAGGCGATCCGCGAAGCGCTCCGTTCGTGA
- a CDS encoding homoserine dehydrogenase — MKNKATKPAIRIGLCGFGVVGQGVYKHLGQRSAELASRLATAFEICAVAVRDTEKKREVDVPAGLISGDAMAVATDPTIQVVCELMGGTTLAREVVLAALARGKIVVTANKALLCEHGAEVFAAARKGGGHVFFEASVAGGIPIIKALREGLVANRFRRIYGILNGTCNYILTRMEREGASYDEILADAKRLGYAEADESLDVDGWDTAHKAAILAFLAHGRWVKTDEMRVEGIRRLTQSDITFARTFDYRIKLLAVIDRNFETGDLAVSVQPTLVPNRLVLANVNEVYNGVCVVGDVVGTTLYIGRGAGQDATASAVISDIVDAVTLLSGARGPLIPDEAPSIVAGGRGVKIASPRTVLGRYYLRLTVRDQPGVLAQVANVMAGNHVSIASVLQRESAVERAASLILTTHDTNEKAIQQTVLGLKSSPSVIDEPVLLPIADFAD, encoded by the coding sequence ATGAAGAACAAAGCGACCAAACCCGCGATCAGGATCGGCCTCTGTGGCTTCGGCGTGGTGGGGCAAGGTGTCTACAAGCACCTCGGCCAGCGTTCCGCCGAACTCGCTTCGCGGCTCGCCACCGCGTTCGAGATCTGCGCCGTGGCCGTGCGCGACACCGAGAAGAAGCGCGAGGTCGACGTGCCCGCCGGTCTGATTTCCGGCGACGCCATGGCCGTCGCCACCGACCCGACGATCCAGGTGGTGTGCGAATTGATGGGCGGCACGACGCTCGCCCGCGAGGTGGTGCTCGCAGCGCTCGCTCGCGGCAAGATCGTGGTCACCGCCAACAAGGCGTTGCTCTGCGAACACGGGGCCGAGGTCTTTGCCGCTGCGCGCAAGGGTGGGGGGCACGTGTTCTTCGAGGCTTCCGTCGCCGGTGGCATTCCCATCATCAAGGCGCTGCGCGAGGGCCTCGTCGCCAACCGTTTTCGCCGCATCTACGGCATCCTCAACGGGACCTGCAATTACATCCTCACGCGCATGGAGCGCGAGGGCGCGAGCTACGACGAGATTCTCGCCGACGCGAAACGGCTCGGCTACGCCGAGGCCGACGAGTCGCTCGACGTCGACGGCTGGGACACCGCCCACAAGGCCGCGATTCTCGCCTTCCTCGCTCACGGTCGCTGGGTCAAGACCGACGAGATGCGCGTAGAAGGCATTCGACGACTCACGCAGTCCGACATCACGTTCGCCCGCACGTTCGACTACCGCATCAAACTGCTCGCGGTGATCGATCGCAATTTCGAGACCGGCGACCTCGCCGTGAGCGTGCAGCCCACGCTCGTGCCCAATCGCCTCGTGCTCGCCAACGTCAACGAGGTCTACAACGGCGTCTGCGTCGTCGGCGACGTGGTCGGTACCACGCTCTACATCGGTCGCGGCGCAGGTCAGGACGCCACGGCCAGTGCCGTGATCAGCGACATCGTCGATGCGGTGACGCTGCTCTCCGGCGCACGCGGTCCGCTCATCCCGGACGAGGCGCCGTCGATCGTCGCCGGCGGGCGCGGCGTGAAGATCGCGTCGCCCCGCACGGTGCTCGGCCGCTACTACCTGCGGCTCACCGTCCGCGATCAACCCGGCGTCCTCGCTCAGGTCGCGAACGTGATGGCGGGCAACCACGTGAGCATCGCCAGCGTGCTCCAGCGCGAGAGCGCCGTGGAGCGCGCCGCCTCGCTCATCCTCACGACTCACGACACGAACGAGAAGGCGATCCAGCAGACGGTTCTCGGACTGAAGAGTTCGCCTTCCGTGATCGACGAACCGGTGCTCCTGCCCATCGCCGACTTCGCCGACTGA